TGGCGGCCTCACCCAGAACCAGATCAACTACCTCAACATTCTTGCTGGCACACATTCTTTCAGCGAAGCGCGCAATCTCAGCGCCAACCTGTCGGGCGACATGTTTACCTTCCCTGATTCATTGGGTTCTGGTGATGCTACGTTCGCGTTCGGTGGTGATCACCGAGATATCTCCGGCGGCGCCACGCCGGACCTCTATACGCAGGAAGGCCTGAACACGAATCTGCAGCAAAACCCGGGCCGTGGTTCGTATGGCATCAATGAGGCCTATGCCGAGGTCAATTTTCCGCTATTGAAAGACATGACGGGTGCGCAGTTGCTGAACTTCGACATCGCACACCGCTTTTCGCATTACACCAATTTTGGTGATACCAACAACAACCAGTACAAGATCTCGTACAAGCCGATCGATGACCTGCTGATCCGCGGCAGCTACGGCACCGGCTTCCGTGCGCCATCCATTGCCAATTTGTACGGCGGTATGATGCAGAGCTTTACCACCTACACCGACCCCTGCGACGTGAATTTCGGCCTTACCGGCAACTCGACCGTAGCCTCGCGCTGCCTCGCCGGCTTCGGCGGCATTCCTGCGGTCGGCCCGGGCTTCACGCAGCTCACCGCCTCCGGTGTGCCTGTCCCAGGCCCGAACAGCACCAGCGCCACGCCGTTCTTTACGGGTGCGAATGCCGCCCTGCGGCCCGAAACATCGAAAAGCTATACCGCAGGCCTCGTCTACAGCCCGAGTTGGTTCAGCGGCTTCAATATCACTGCGGACTTCTACCGTATCCGTGTCGACAACGTGATTACCCTGCCGACAGCCAGCAGCATTCTCAACAACTGCTACCTGCTGGGTGAACTGCAACAATGTGCACAATTCCAACGCAACGCCGCAGGCCAGGTCGTCAACCTGCTGCAAGCCTTGGTCAATCAAGGTTTCCTGGATGAACGCGGCGAGGACTTCACCGCGAGCTACTTGTTCCCGGATACACCTGTCGGCAAGTTCAAGATCGACACCAATGCCACGTACATCAATTCGCTGAAAGAACAGCAGGTCGCTGGCGGCCCCGTTATCTCCAACACGCTGGGTAGTTACGACACCGTACTGGGTGCGGTGTGGCGCTTCCGCGATACCACCAATATCAACTGGAGCTACCGAAGCTTCGGCGCAACGTGGACGATCCGTTATTATTCCTCGCTGACCGAATCGTGCCATCCCAACAACGTGGCGCTGAATGAATACTTCCCCTGCAATATGCCTGATGCGGATCTGGTCAACTCGCCCACCGGCCTGCAACGCCAAGGCGCACTGGCCTTCAACGATCTGCAGGTGAATTGGGATGCGCCATGGAAGGGCCGCATTGCTCTAGGTGCTACCGACGTATTCAATCGCAAGGCGCCGCTGTCGTATACCGGCGTATTCAGTGTGGCAGGCCCGCTGGGGCCGACAGGTACCGATGGCTACAGTCAGTATCCCTATAACCCGACGTACGACATCGGTCGCGTGATTTATCTGAAATACGAGCAGAAGTTTTTCTGATTAGCAGCGGGGGTCCGGCAGGATGTTGCGCAACATCTTGCCGGACATTCACCATGTAAAAAGCACGGTGTCGAAAGCACGGTGTCGAAGTCTATTGTCCTCGCTAGCGGCTCCACTCCACTTATCCCCATCTGTCATCCTGTACCATGGCGCCATGAGCGAACAGCCCACCACCCACTTCGGTTTCCGCGACGTTCCTGTAGCGGAAAAGCAAAAGCTTGTCGGCCAGGTGTTTACCTCGGTTGCCCGCCATTACGATCTGATGAACGACCTGATGTCGTTCGGCATCCACCGCTTGTGGAAGCGCCATTTTGTGGCGATCAGCGGCATCCGCCGCGGCGACCGGGCGCTGGATCTGGCGGGTGGCACCGGTGATATCGCCGCGCTGATTAAGCCGATGGTCGGTGAGGAAGGCGATGTGGTGGTGGGTGATATCAACGCCGCCATGCTGACGGTGGGGCGCGACCGACTAACTGATCGCGGGATGGTATCCGGCCTGCGCTGGGCGCAGTTGAACGCCGAGATGCTGCCCTTCTCCGACAACAGCTTCGATGCGGTGACCATGGCCTTTGGCCTGCGCAATGTCACCGACAAGGACAAGGCGTTGGCGGATATCCGCCGCGTGCTCAAGCCCGGTGGCCGCGCCTTGGTGCTGGAGTTTTCCAAAGTGCAGAGCGAGCTTTTCAGCAAGCTCTACGACTTTCACTCCTTCCAGGTATTGCCGAAGCTGGGGCGGTTGTTCGCCCGCGATGCGGATAGCTATCAGTACCTGGCCGAATCGATCCGCAAGCATCCGGATCAGGAAACGCTCAAGGGCATGATGGAGCAGGCTGGCTTTGGCCGAGTGGAAGTGCGCAACCTCAGCAACGGGATCGTGGCGATCCATCGGGCGTACAAGCTCTAGGGATGCTCTGCACACACAACTTTCCTCTCGAAAAGTGCAACGGTTGTCAAACATCCGAGATATGACTCATGGTTCGCAAGTCGGCTTGGACGCCACTGGCGCCATGGGTGTAACCGATACGCGCCGCGAATTGGCTAACACCACGCCACCCACCGTAATCACCCCGCCGACAAGGGTGAGCCAGCCTGGCTGTTCATTCAGCCATACCCAGCCAATGAAAACAGCAATCGGCGGCGAGAAGTAAATGAAGCTGGAAACCTGCGAGGCCGGAGCACGTCGCAGTGCTGCATTCCAGGTGAGATAACCCACGAAGCTGGGTGCAATCCCCAGCCACAGCAACGCTGCACTATGCGACCAAGGCGCCAGCATAAGTGCGTGGGGCAGGCCCAGCCCGAACGGCACAGTGCCCAAGGTGCCTGCAAAGAATCCGAACGCCGTCACCCCGATCACGTTGTTACGGGCAAACAGTGATTTCTGTCCAACGAAGAAGATAGCGGACGCGATCACACTGATCAGCACTAACCCAACCATGGGCTGGAACGTCACCTGCTTGCCGCTAGCCAGCACCACCAGCACCACGCCAAGCAATGCCACGCCCAGTCCCAGCATGCGACGCGGGCTGAGGTGCTCGCCGATCCACCATGCTGAAAGCGTAGCGGTGGCTGCGGGAACCAGCGAAATGATGATGGACGCCGTGCCGCTGGCGATGCGCGTTTCGGCGTAGTTGAGGCACAGGTGATAGACCGTCAGGCCGAGTACGCCCAATACCGTAAGCTGCAGCCAGTCACTGCGCTGCGGCAGTGGCACACGCTTGACCCACACCAGCAGAGCAAAACACAACGAACCGATGGCAAGCCGCGCCAAGGCCACCTCGCCTGGCGTAAATGAAGCCAGAGCGTAGGCAATGGCGGCGTAGGCCGACGACCAGGTGATCAAGGCGATGCCGATATAAATCAAAGCGCGCCCGTCGAGGTGCTCGGAGCTGTTCACGAATAGATTCCTAGGGAATAGGAATAATAGCCCTTTCAGCGCCAGCGAGTTGCCGTAACGAACCTTCGCCATGGGCCGGGAACCGGGCTGGAGTGGCATACTCGCCGCTCTTGAGTCCCACAGGAAGCCGCAGATGCTCCCGCTTCGCACCCTGGCCCTTGGCGCACTGGTCCTGCCCCTGGCAGCCCGTGCCAACGATCCCTATTCCTATGCCCAACCGGATGAGGTGCGCGTCACTCATCTGGATCTGAAGCTGAAAATCGATTTCCCACAGCGCCAATTGAATGGCCAGGCGACGCTCACGCTGGACTGGAAAGATCCCAAGGCCACTGATCTGGTGTTGGACACACGTGACCTGAACATCGCCCGTGTCGAGTCGGTCGATGCCAGCGGCAAGACCGCATCATTGCAGTACGCATTAGCTCCACGCGACCAGCAGCTCGGCAGCAAGCTCACTATCAAGACGCCGCAGCATCCGCACGAGGTGCGCATTGCCTATACAACGTCACCGGGGGCCAGCGGCCTGCAATGGCTGCCGCCTGCGCAGACGGCGGACAAGAAGCAGCCTTTCATGTTCTCGCAATCCGAATCCATCCATGCGCGCTCCTGGGTGCCGCTGCAGGATTCGCCAGCGATTCGCTTCACCTATGGCGCGCATGTCACGGCGCCTGTTGATACGCGCGTAGCGATGAGTGCACCGAATGATCCGAAGCATCCCTTGAACGGCGACTTCGTCTTCACCCAGACGCATCCCATTCCGTCTTACCTGCTGGCGATTGCGGCGGGTGATCTCACGGTGAAGGAAACCGGCCCACGCTCGGCGGTTTACGCAGAACCATCGGTGGTCGGCAAGGCGGCGCATGAGTTTGAAGACACCGAGAAAATGATCCAGACGGCGGAAAAGCTGTACGGTCCGTACCGCTGGGGCCGCTATGACATCCTGGTGCTGCCGCCAAGCTTTCCATATGGCGGCATGGAAAATCCCAACATGACTTTCGCGACACCCACCGTGTTGGTAGGCGACAAGAGCCTGGTATCACTGGTCGCCCACGAGCTGGCGCACTCATGGTCAGGCAACCTGGTCACCGCCGCATCGTGGCGCGACATCTGGCTTAATGAAGGCGTGACCACTTACGTGCAGGGCCGCATCACCGAAGCACTGTACGGCAAGCGCCAAGCCAATGAAGAAGACCTACTCAGCATCCAAAGCTTGCAGAAGGAGCTGCCAACGCTACCGGAGAATGCACAGCGCCTGGCGCCAGAGCCGAGCAACATCAGTGCCGATGATACGCTTTCCGACGTTGCCTACAGCAAAGGCTCCTGGTTCCTGCGCACGCTTGAGCAGCGCTTCGACCGGGAAACTTTCGACCATTACCTAAAAAGCTACTTCAACCATTTTGCCTTCCGAAGCATCACCACCGAACAGATGCTCGACTTCCTGAAGCCGAACCTGATCGACAAATATCCCGGCAAGATGAGTTGGAGCGAAGTGCAGGACTGGGTCTACGGCACCGGCGTTCCGAAAAATGCACCCGTGCCCGATTCGCCAAACTTCGCCACCATCGACAAGGAACGCAGCGCTTTCCTCACAGGCACGTTGACCGCGGACAAGCTCGATGCCAAGGGCTGGAATACGCAGGAATGGATGTACTTCCTCGACGGCCTGCCGGATGCGCCACCGCTCGCCAAGATGCAGCAGATCGATGCGGCATGGCACCTCACCGGCACACCGAATGCGGAAATCGGCATGCGCTGGTACGTGCATGCGATCCATGCAGGTGATAAGGCTGTATGGCCGGCTGCAGAGGAACATATGACACGCATTGGCCGTCTGTACCTAACCATGCCAATCTATACTGCACTGGTGAAGACGCCCGATGGCCTTGCCTTTGCCGAGCAGGTGTATGCCAAGGCGAAGAGCGGCTATCACCCGCTTACCCAGCAAGCGGTTGAAGCGTTGTTTGCAAAAGCTCAAGCTGGCAAACCATAAATACGACTGCAACATCATGCACCATGTGTGCGCAAAACCTCCCGTCGTCCCGACGAAGACCGGGACGACGGATCGGCGAGCTTGATGCATCTGGATAGTTCGCCGCCCTCTCACCGTGGCAAGTCACCCACGGGCCGAGTGCGGAACACCGTCTACCGCGAGCAACGGAAATGAATACACCCGCAAACACCAACACCCGCCCCTTATGGCAGCGACTGCTGATCCGCCGCCTGAAATTCCTCGGCATCATCACCGCGCTGCTGATCGTGCTTCTGGGCGGCAGCTACCTGTTTGCGCCACGCTGGCTACTCAAGGCCAATGCGATGCGCGAAGCGCTGGCCGCAGGACTGGAAAAACATTCGGTGCAGGCGGGCGACACACGGTGGGTGTATTACGAAGGTGGCCAAGGCCCCACCATCGTCCTGCTGCATGGGTTTGCCGCCAACAAGGAAGTCTGGCTTAAAGTGGCACCCATGCTGACCGCGCACTTCCACGTGATCATTCCGGACCTGCCGGGCTGGGGCGAGTCCTCACACATTCCCGGTGCTAGCTACAACATCGACAACCAGGCCGCGCGCTTGAATGATTTCGTGCAGACCTTGCACCTGCAGCACTCGCTGATCGTGGGTCATTCGATGGGTGGCGCCATTGCCGGCATGTACGCCGCCGAACATCCGCAGGATGTTGCCGAGCTTGCACTGGTCGACTCGTTCGGCTTGAAGTTCAAGGAAAACGCATTTACCAAGGAGGCGATGGCGGGCACGAATCCATTTATCTATGACGATCGCGCGGGCTTCGAACGCGCTATCGCGCTCGCCTTCGCGCATGTGCCCCATATTCCTGGCCGCTTCATCGACGTGTTCGTACAGGAAAACATCAAGAACCGCAGCTTTCTTGAAAACACCTTCAACGAATTGCGCGAGCCATCGCAAACCACCTCCCTGCAGGATCGCCTGGACAAGCTGACCATGCCGACCATGGGCCTGTGGTGCCGTGATGACAAGATCATCGACGTTTCCGCGCTGGACAGCCTGCGCACCGGCCTCACCCACGCACCGGCCATTAGCACCAGCATCCTCAACGGCTGCAATCACATGCCACAAATGGAGAAGCCGCAGGAATTCTCGCAGGTCCTGACCAGCTTCATTCTCCAGCACTGACTTGATCCAAAGTCACAGCCCCCAGGGAATCAGCGCCTTCACACGCGCCATGTAATCGCGATACTGGTCGCCAAACAGTTCGCACAGCCAGTGCTCTTCCAGCCGCAATTTGCGCCAAAACGAAACCCCCACGATCAGTAAGGCGAGTAAAGCGCGCCACTCACCGACAGCGAGTGCGCTGCCCAGGAGAGCCAGCAACAATCCGGTATAGATCGGGTGACGCACGATGCTGTACGGACCGCGCACGATCAGCTCGTGATCTTGTTTCAGTTGCACGACCCCGCTCCAATTGCGGCCGAGGATCACGCGTGCCCAGCAAGTGAAGGCCAGGCCAGCCACGGTGAGGAAAAAGCCCAACCACACCCACCATCGCTCATTTGGCACGAAGCGTTGATCAAGAACGGTTCCACGCAACCAGCCATGTGCATCCCATAGCAAGAGTACTGCGATGATGAGGGGCAGCATGTATTTGCCGAAACGCGATGCGCCGGATTCGACCCGCACCGCCGGCTTCACCCCCATCGCACTCACGCACCAGTAAAGCAGCCACAGCAACCAGACACCACCGAACAACTCGCCGAACGGAATCGTCATATACGTTCCCCAACGTCGAAGATCACAGATCATGGCTGATGAGGCAAGATGGCGCCCATCGGATGCATTTTGAAGTGACACCTGTAATCGATCTTAGAGGAAAGACGACCGGCAGGGGTGATGTGAAGAAGAAACGATTATTGTGGTTGACGCCTCTTCCATGCCACCAGACATGCCGTCAATCGGCAACATCAGCGATCAGTCGATCCAGTTCCGCTTTCAACATAGCACCGTTCTGGCGCAACCCGTCGCGCTGCTCACGCCAGTCCGGAAAAATAGACTCCACATGCGCCCAGAAACGCGGCGAGTGATTGCGAACTTTCAGGTGGCAAAGCTCATGCGCAAGCACATAGCGCAAGGCAGCGGGCGGAGCCAGCGCCAGGGCGAGATCCAGATTGATGCGATCACGCGTATCCAGGCTGCCCCACAGACTTTTCATGGGACGAATGCGCAACGCCGTGGGCGCCAAGCCAAGCTGCGGCACGTAGCCGGCAAGCCAACGCGACACATCGCGGCGAATCTGATTTTCGAAATACGAAGCAAGCAAACCACGCGCAACCGGGAGCGCGCGGCTGTGCGGACGAGGAATTTCCAGCGTGAGGCCGCCTTCATAAGCAACGACGCGCGGATACGCGCCTTCGGCCCAGTCCAACATGACGATTTCGCCGCGCAGCGGAAACTCGATCGGCGTTCCTACACGCAACGGCGGCAACGGTTCGACGACCAAGTTCAGTTCGTCTAGCTTCTTCTCCAACCAGTCCGCGTTATGACGAAGAAATGCGTTGACCTGTGACGGGTGCGTGCCTTGCGGATAGGTGAGGCGCGCACCTTTCGGCGATACGGTCAGACGCAACCGCCGCGCACGCGGATGCGATGCTTTGAGCACACGGATGGTATTGCCGCTGGGTGTTGCCAACTCCAGCCAGTCGCCTTCAAGGTGCGCCATGATCCTGCCTTCAAAACTACCGCCGGGGGCCGAAGCGCCCCCAGGCGCAAGCAGGATGTGGGGCGCCGGGGGCCATGCGCAAGAGCCTTTTTGCCCCACCCCCGGGAAGCCCAGCGTGGTGCGCGTCTCAGGAGCTCGTGGGACGAGGAAGGCCGAACCATTCTTCCCATTTGACCAGCAAACGCTCCAGTTCCAGGGTCAGGAGAGCGAACCGGGCGTCCATCTCGGCGGCGGCGTCCTGCTGGCTATCGCCCAGTTCATCGAGCACCGCATCGAGGAATTTCAGCTTGCGCACCACCAGATCTTCGCCCAGCACGAAGCTGATGCGGTCATCGAATACCAGACCAAGCTGGAACACCTGCTTGCCGTTGCGCAGGTGTTCTTTCACTTCCTCGGCTTCGAGGTCCTGGCGGCGACAGCGCGCAATCGCGCCGGTCGCGGTGGCTGGGTCGCGCAGTTCGCATTCATCACCCAACGCAAGACCGCCCGGCAGGTTGCCGTTGGTGAGCCAATCGGTCATCAGCACGCGCGGGCCTTCTTCTGGCGCCAATGGCACGGCCGGAAAACTGCCGAGTGCTTCGCGAACTTGCGTCAGCGCGTTTTCCGCCGATTTGCGGCTGGACGTATCCAGCACCAGCCAGCCGTTCTTGCGATCAACGTAGGCAGACATGCGCGAGCTGCGCACGAAAGCACGCGGCAGTAGTTCGGTAAGCAAGTCTTCCTTGAGGCGCTTGCGTTCGCGGCCACCCACCTTGCGGCCTTCTTCTTCGGCGATCTTTTGCACCTTGCGCTGCAGTTCGTCGTTCACCACAGCGGAAGGCAACAACTTTTCCTCGCCACCAACGGTGATGAGCGTGCAGGCATTCACCCCATGTGTCATCGGCGCATCATCGCCACGACCGACCGGCGGCACGAAACCGCGCGTGCTCATTTCCAGTGGGCCGCAGGGACGCAGGCGATGTTCACCCAGCGCCTCTTCGAGGCGTTTCAGATCTTCGGCAACGGCGGGGGAAAAGCGGAATAGCGTGAGGTTGCGGAAAAACATGGAGGATCCAGTTCACAAATATCCGTCATCCCGGCGCAGGCCGGGACCCAGCGTCTTGATGCAACAAGCCACTGGGCCCAGCCTTCGCCGGGGCGACGATGTTGGGAGTGTCAGCGGATAACAGCGGTGACAGCAGCCACGACGTTATCGAGATTACCGCGATTGAGCGCAGCCACACAGATGCGGCCAGTGCCAATGGCGTAGATTGCGTGTTCTTCGCGCAGGCGATCCACTTGCGCCTTGTTCAAGCCCGAGTACGAAAACATGCCTGCCTGCTTTTGGATGAAACCGAACTGCGGCGCACCGTTGGCAGCAAGCTTTTCCACCATGCCGGCACGCATCGCATGGATGCGTTCGCGCATGCCGGTGAGCTCATCCTCCCACAATGCACGCAGCTCTACGCTATTGAGCACGCCGGCGACCAGCGCGCCACCGTGTATGGATGGGCTGGAATAGATCGAACGGATGATGCGCTTGACCAGCGACTGCACACGCAAAGCTTCTTCGCGGTTCGCACCGACGATCGACAGCGCGCCCACGCGCTCCCCATACAGCGAGAACGACTTGGAGTACGAATTGGCGACCACGAAAGATTCAATACCGGATTCGGCAAACAAGCGAACCGCTGCGGCGTCCTCGTCGATGCCCTTGTCGAAGCCCTGATAAGCCATGTCGATGAAGGGCAGCAGACCACGCTCCTTCACCAGCGCCACCACTTGCTTCCACTGCTCGACGGTCAGGTCGACGCCAGTGGGATTGTGGCAGCAGGCATGCAGCAGTACGACCGTGCCCGGCTCCAGCTTGCCGAGATCGGCGAGCATGCCCGCGGAATCCAGGCCATGCGTGACTGCATCGTAGTAGGCGTAATCGACGACCTCAAAACCGGCGGCATGGAAGACCACGCGATGGTTTTCCCAGCTCGGACGGCTGATGGCCACCTTAGCCTTGGGCAGCGCCTTGTGTAGCAAGTCCGCACCAACACGCAGCGCACCGCTGCCGCCCACCGTTTGCGATGTCGCCACGCGGCCGGCAGTCAGTAGCGGAGAGTCGGCGCCAAATACCAGTTTCTGGGTTGCCTGCGTATACGTCGGTAAGCCGTCGATCGGCAGGTAACCGCGCGGCTTGGCTTCGCGCGCCAGCGCTTCTTCCACTTCGCACACAGCGCGCAGCAGCGGGATGCGGCCCGTTTCGTCGTAGTAAATACCCACGCCAAGATTGACCTTGCCGGGGCGGGCATCAGCCACGAAAGCCTCGGTAAGCCCCAGGATCGGATCGCCTGGGGTCATTTCAACGGATGCAAAGAGGGACATTGGAAGCCTAGAAGTAAGTAAAGAGGAGTGAGAAGTGGGCGAAGAACCCACTCAAGCAAAAGGGAGACGCGTGGAAGTAAAAAAACGTACGAAGAACAACCGTCGCACAAGCGATAGGTTTCTCTCTCACTCCTTTTCACTCACTCCTTTATCCGCAAGCCAACCATGGACATCGGCTCGCCGGGCACCTTCGCGGGAACCTAGCGAAGCAAAGTCGAAAAACTGGCGATCCGCCAATTGCGAGGGCGCCACGTTGCCCAGCGCGTGAAACATGCTTTCGCTACGCCCAGGATGCTGGCGCTCCCACTCGTGCAACATGCGGTTTA
The sequence above is a segment of the Dyella sp. M7H15-1 genome. Coding sequences within it:
- a CDS encoding amino acid aminotransferase, with product MSLFASVEMTPGDPILGLTEAFVADARPGKVNLGVGIYYDETGRIPLLRAVCEVEEALAREAKPRGYLPIDGLPTYTQATQKLVFGADSPLLTAGRVATSQTVGGSGALRVGADLLHKALPKAKVAISRPSWENHRVVFHAAGFEVVDYAYYDAVTHGLDSAGMLADLGKLEPGTVVLLHACCHNPTGVDLTVEQWKQVVALVKERGLLPFIDMAYQGFDKGIDEDAAAVRLFAESGIESFVVANSYSKSFSLYGERVGALSIVGANREEALRVQSLVKRIIRSIYSSPSIHGGALVAGVLNSVELRALWEDELTGMRERIHAMRAGMVEKLAANGAPQFGFIQKQAGMFSYSGLNKAQVDRLREEHAIYAIGTGRICVAALNRGNLDNVVAAVTAVIR
- a CDS encoding YgjP-like metallopeptidase domain-containing protein; this encodes MMAHLEGDWLELATPSGNTIRVLKASHPRARRLRLTVSPKGARLTYPQGTHPSQVNAFLRHNADWLEKKLDELNLVVEPLPPLRVGTPIEFPLRGEIVMLDWAEGAYPRVVAYEGGLTLEIPRPHSRALPVARGLLASYFENQIRRDVSRWLAGYVPQLGLAPTALRIRPMKSLWGSLDTRDRINLDLALALAPPAALRYVLAHELCHLKVRNHSPRFWAHVESIFPDWREQRDGLRQNGAMLKAELDRLIADVAD
- a CDS encoding M1 family metallopeptidase, with amino-acid sequence MLPLRTLALGALVLPLAARANDPYSYAQPDEVRVTHLDLKLKIDFPQRQLNGQATLTLDWKDPKATDLVLDTRDLNIARVESVDASGKTASLQYALAPRDQQLGSKLTIKTPQHPHEVRIAYTTSPGASGLQWLPPAQTADKKQPFMFSQSESIHARSWVPLQDSPAIRFTYGAHVTAPVDTRVAMSAPNDPKHPLNGDFVFTQTHPIPSYLLAIAAGDLTVKETGPRSAVYAEPSVVGKAAHEFEDTEKMIQTAEKLYGPYRWGRYDILVLPPSFPYGGMENPNMTFATPTVLVGDKSLVSLVAHELAHSWSGNLVTAASWRDIWLNEGVTTYVQGRITEALYGKRQANEEDLLSIQSLQKELPTLPENAQRLAPEPSNISADDTLSDVAYSKGSWFLRTLEQRFDRETFDHYLKSYFNHFAFRSITTEQMLDFLKPNLIDKYPGKMSWSEVQDWVYGTGVPKNAPVPDSPNFATIDKERSAFLTGTLTADKLDAKGWNTQEWMYFLDGLPDAPPLAKMQQIDAAWHLTGTPNAEIGMRWYVHAIHAGDKAVWPAAEEHMTRIGRLYLTMPIYTALVKTPDGLAFAEQVYAKAKSGYHPLTQQAVEALFAKAQAGKP
- a CDS encoding recombination-associated protein RdgC, whose protein sequence is MFFRNLTLFRFSPAVAEDLKRLEEALGEHRLRPCGPLEMSTRGFVPPVGRGDDAPMTHGVNACTLITVGGEEKLLPSAVVNDELQRKVQKIAEEEGRKVGGRERKRLKEDLLTELLPRAFVRSSRMSAYVDRKNGWLVLDTSSRKSAENALTQVREALGSFPAVPLAPEEGPRVLMTDWLTNGNLPGGLALGDECELRDPATATGAIARCRRQDLEAEEVKEHLRNGKQVFQLGLVFDDRISFVLGEDLVVRKLKFLDAVLDELGDSQQDAAAEMDARFALLTLELERLLVKWEEWFGLPRPTSS
- a CDS encoding isoprenylcysteine carboxylmethyltransferase family protein, which translates into the protein MTIPFGELFGGVWLLWLLYWCVSAMGVKPAVRVESGASRFGKYMLPLIIAVLLLWDAHGWLRGTVLDQRFVPNERWWVWLGFFLTVAGLAFTCWARVILGRNWSGVVQLKQDHELIVRGPYSIVRHPIYTGLLLALLGSALAVGEWRALLALLIVGVSFWRKLRLEEHWLCELFGDQYRDYMARVKALIPWGL
- a CDS encoding DMT family transporter — encoded protein: MNSSEHLDGRALIYIGIALITWSSAYAAIAYALASFTPGEVALARLAIGSLCFALLVWVKRVPLPQRSDWLQLTVLGVLGLTVYHLCLNYAETRIASGTASIIISLVPAATATLSAWWIGEHLSPRRMLGLGVALLGVVLVVLASGKQVTFQPMVGLVLISVIASAIFFVGQKSLFARNNVIGVTAFGFFAGTLGTVPFGLGLPHALMLAPWSHSAALLWLGIAPSFVGYLTWNAALRRAPASQVSSFIYFSPPIAVFIGWVWLNEQPGWLTLVGGVITVGGVVLANSRRVSVTPMAPVASKPTCEP
- a CDS encoding alpha/beta fold hydrolase, with translation MNTPANTNTRPLWQRLLIRRLKFLGIITALLIVLLGGSYLFAPRWLLKANAMREALAAGLEKHSVQAGDTRWVYYEGGQGPTIVLLHGFAANKEVWLKVAPMLTAHFHVIIPDLPGWGESSHIPGASYNIDNQAARLNDFVQTLHLQHSLIVGHSMGGAIAGMYAAEHPQDVAELALVDSFGLKFKENAFTKEAMAGTNPFIYDDRAGFERAIALAFAHVPHIPGRFIDVFVQENIKNRSFLENTFNELREPSQTTSLQDRLDKLTMPTMGLWCRDDKIIDVSALDSLRTGLTHAPAISTSILNGCNHMPQMEKPQEFSQVLTSFILQH
- the ubiE gene encoding bifunctional demethylmenaquinone methyltransferase/2-methoxy-6-polyprenyl-1,4-benzoquinol methylase UbiE; its protein translation is MSEQPTTHFGFRDVPVAEKQKLVGQVFTSVARHYDLMNDLMSFGIHRLWKRHFVAISGIRRGDRALDLAGGTGDIAALIKPMVGEEGDVVVGDINAAMLTVGRDRLTDRGMVSGLRWAQLNAEMLPFSDNSFDAVTMAFGLRNVTDKDKALADIRRVLKPGGRALVLEFSKVQSELFSKLYDFHSFQVLPKLGRLFARDADSYQYLAESIRKHPDQETLKGMMEQAGFGRVEVRNLSNGIVAIHRAYKL